A region from the Prionailurus viverrinus isolate Anna chromosome E2, UM_Priviv_1.0, whole genome shotgun sequence genome encodes:
- the LOC125153652 gene encoding metallothionein-2, whose protein sequence is MDPNCSCSAGGSCTCAGSCTCKECRCTSCKKSCCSCCPVGCAKCAQGCICKGASDKCSCCA, encoded by the exons ATGGACCCCAACTGCTCCTGCTCCGCCG GTGGCTCCTGCACGTGCGCCGGCTCCTGCACGTGCAAAGAGTGCAGATGCACCTCCTGCAAGAAGA gctgctgctcctgctgccccGTGGGGTGTGCCAAGTGTGCCCAGGGCTGCATCTGCAAAGGGGCATCGGACAAGTGCAGCTGCTGTGCCTGA